One Dokdonia sp. Dokd-P16 genomic window carries:
- a CDS encoding YifB family Mg chelatase-like AAA ATPase: MLTKVYGSAVFGVDATTITIEVNVDKGVGYHLVGLPDNAIKESSYRIAAALQNNGYKIPGKKLILNMSPADLRKEGSAYDLPLATGILIATEQIKGDDVEKYILMGELSLDGGLQPIKGALPIAIKAREEGYKGFILPAQNAKEAAIVDGLDVYGVKNISEVIAFFDKGTPLEATVIDTRAEFYKNLEHPEFDFADVKGQESIKRCMEIAAAGGHNIILIGPPGSGKTMLSKRLPSILPPMSLREALETTKIHSVVGRVKEHQGLMSERPFRSPHHTISDVALVGGGAYPQPGEISLSHNGVLFLDELPEFKRSVLEVMRQPLEDREVTISRARFTVTYPSSFMLVASMNPSPGGYFNDPNAPVTSSPAEMQRYLSKISGPLLDRIDIHIEVTPVPFEKLSDETKAESSVDIRKRVTAARELQVERFRESIKTNYNAQMNVKQIRKYCALDDASKELLKTAMERLNLSARAYDRILKVSRTIADLEGAAIVTGTHISEAIQYRSLDRDGWLG; this comes from the coding sequence ATGCTAACTAAGGTTTATGGAAGTGCTGTTTTTGGGGTAGATGCTACTACAATTACAATAGAGGTAAATGTAGATAAGGGAGTAGGCTACCACTTAGTAGGGCTACCAGATAACGCAATCAAGGAAAGCAGCTATCGTATTGCAGCAGCATTACAGAATAATGGCTACAAAATACCAGGGAAGAAACTTATTCTTAATATGTCTCCAGCAGATTTACGTAAGGAAGGATCTGCATATGATTTACCGCTTGCTACAGGTATACTTATCGCCACCGAACAAATTAAAGGAGATGATGTAGAGAAGTATATCCTTATGGGAGAACTTTCTCTCGATGGAGGTTTACAGCCTATAAAGGGAGCTTTGCCTATTGCGATAAAAGCAAGAGAAGAAGGGTATAAAGGATTTATTTTACCCGCTCAAAATGCAAAAGAAGCAGCGATTGTAGATGGACTTGATGTATATGGTGTAAAAAACATAAGCGAAGTAATTGCCTTTTTTGATAAAGGAACACCTCTTGAAGCTACCGTTATAGATACTAGAGCGGAGTTTTATAAAAATCTTGAGCATCCAGAGTTTGACTTTGCAGATGTAAAAGGTCAAGAATCTATCAAACGCTGCATGGAAATTGCAGCTGCGGGAGGTCATAATATCATACTCATAGGGCCACCAGGATCTGGTAAAACTATGCTTAGTAAAAGACTGCCAAGTATTTTACCTCCCATGTCCCTTAGAGAAGCGCTGGAAACCACTAAGATTCATTCTGTGGTAGGACGAGTTAAAGAGCATCAAGGTCTCATGTCTGAGCGACCTTTTAGAAGTCCGCACCATACTATAAGTGATGTGGCTCTTGTGGGCGGTGGTGCTTACCCTCAACCTGGTGAGATATCTCTATCTCATAATGGTGTTTTATTTCTAGATGAACTACCAGAATTCAAGCGTTCGGTATTAGAAGTGATGAGACAGCCACTAGAAGATAGAGAGGTCACAATATCTAGAGCGCGATTTACGGTTACCTATCCTTCTAGTTTTATGCTCGTAGCGAGTATGAATCCTAGTCCTGGAGGTTATTTTAATGATCCTAACGCTCCAGTTACTAGCAGTCCAGCAGAGATGCAGCGCTATTTAAGTAAAATATCTGGACCGCTGCTTGATCGCATTGATATACATATAGAAGTAACGCCTGTTCCTTTTGAAAAGCTTAGTGATGAGACGAAGGCAGAGTCAAGTGTTGATATACGCAAACGTGTAACGGCAGCGAGAGAATTACAGGTAGAACGCTTTCGCGAAAGCATAAAAACCAATTATAACGCTCAGATGAATGTGAAGCAAATAAGAAAATATTGCGCACTTGACGATGCATCAAAAGAGTTATTAAAAACTGCGATGGAACGTTTAAATCTATCTGCTAGGGCTTATGATCGTATTTTAAAAGTTTCAAGAACGATAGCAGATCTCGAAGGTGCTGCTATTGTTACGGGAACTCATATATCTGAAGCAATACAATATAGAAGTTTAGATCGGGATGGCTGGTTAGGTTAA
- a CDS encoding PAS domain-containing sensor histidine kinase — protein sequence MMSKKNTLNESSQDAVSLDSLSKFLDQVEGFFFRIEFDKRSKKYTFPFITQNAEPLYGLTQEFLQDNEDVIPELIHVDDRKIVLDAIYLSMQTFEPWIQKFRFLLPSGIHGWVNIHATPENLSDDVVSWHGYATDITEMKNTQLELLSVKERFEFALEGSEIGVWDWDIQNDEVYYSDKSLEFLEIPRDRLLLSDSTWTDKVHPDDKQMYFDDMNAYFEGRTKYYSGQHRIFSSSGTYKWIQDKGKAVEWDENGKPSRMIGTHVDITAMKEFEEDILSKNKLIESHNGRLKNFALIVSHNLRTHAGNLKSILQLIDDAESPEEKKELAPYLNDISDGLSGTINNLNDIASSNRNLSDTPKLILLREYIDKTINTLQAQITEKDVVVICDIPNDIQITYNAAYLESILFNLISNAVKYSDNNRQSIVKINAEMISINDLLLSVEDNGLGLDLNANGGKLFGLYKTFHRNEDAKGLGLFMTKNQIEDMGDEISVSSVKGEGSIFSVLFKNKLP from the coding sequence ATGATGTCAAAAAAAAATACCTTAAACGAGAGCTCTCAAGATGCAGTAAGTCTTGATAGTTTGAGCAAATTCTTAGATCAAGTAGAGGGCTTTTTCTTTAGAATTGAGTTTGATAAGCGTTCTAAGAAGTATACGTTTCCATTTATTACACAAAATGCAGAACCGCTATACGGCCTTACTCAAGAGTTTTTGCAAGATAATGAGGATGTAATTCCAGAATTAATACATGTAGATGATAGAAAAATTGTTCTAGACGCTATTTATCTATCTATGCAGACGTTTGAGCCGTGGATTCAAAAATTTAGATTTTTATTACCATCAGGAATACATGGATGGGTGAATATACATGCTACACCAGAAAATCTTTCTGATGATGTTGTAAGCTGGCACGGCTATGCTACAGATATAACCGAGATGAAAAATACTCAGTTAGAATTACTTAGTGTTAAAGAGCGTTTTGAGTTTGCTCTTGAAGGTTCGGAAATTGGTGTCTGGGATTGGGATATTCAAAATGATGAAGTGTACTATTCAGATAAGTCATTAGAATTTCTAGAGATTCCTAGAGATAGACTGTTGCTGAGTGATAGTACATGGACAGATAAAGTACATCCAGATGATAAGCAAATGTATTTTGATGATATGAATGCATACTTTGAGGGACGTACTAAATACTATTCAGGGCAACATCGTATTTTTTCTTCAAGCGGGACATATAAGTGGATTCAAGATAAGGGGAAGGCTGTAGAGTGGGATGAGAATGGAAAGCCATCTCGTATGATAGGAACTCATGTTGATATTACCGCGATGAAGGAGTTTGAAGAAGATATTCTTAGCAAGAATAAACTTATAGAAAGTCATAATGGACGCCTTAAAAACTTTGCTCTCATCGTATCACATAACCTAAGAACACATGCAGGAAATCTCAAAAGTATTCTACAGCTCATAGATGATGCGGAGAGTCCAGAAGAGAAGAAAGAGCTAGCTCCTTACCTCAATGATATCTCAGACGGTTTAAGTGGTACTATTAATAACCTTAATGATATAGCTTCTTCAAATAGGAACTTATCAGATACTCCAAAGCTTATTCTCTTGAGAGAATATATAGATAAAACAATCAATACACTTCAAGCTCAAATAACTGAGAAAGATGTTGTTGTAATCTGTGATATTCCTAATGATATCCAGATTACTTATAATGCTGCATATCTTGAGAGTATTTTGTTTAATCTAATATCAAATGCAGTTAAGTATAGTGATAATAATAGGCAGTCTATCGTAAAAATTAATGCGGAGATGATTTCCATAAATGACTTGTTATTATCTGTAGAGGATAATGGATTAGGCCTTGATCTCAATGCAAATGGAGGTAAGCTGTTTGGGCTTTATAAAACATTTCACCGCAATGAAGATGCAAAAGGTTTAGGCTTATTTATGACCAAAAACCAAATAGAAGACATGGGTGATGAGATAAGTGTTTCTAGTGTAAAAGGGGAGGGTTCTATCTTTAGTGTACTCTTTAAAAATAAATTACCGTAG
- a CDS encoding Nramp family divalent metal transporter, translated as MNNKFKLSGPGVLVAAAFIGPGTVTVCTITGATYGFTLLWAMVLSIIATIVLQEMAARIGLVSGKGLAGVIRDSLSNKITQTFAVILMLSAIAIGNAAYEAGNISGGVLGIEALGFSSSLSLGTLDINSWSLVLGILASIILFIGNYKVLERILVTLVIIMSIAFVTTAFVTKPDILAVLKGSFIPSFPDGSLLTIVALVGTTVVPYNLFLHASLVSEKWRNESDLPAARRDTFVAVILGGLVSMAIIICAAAIQGSEIKNAADLAQSLEPLFGDYARYFIGLGLGAAGLTSAITAPLAAAYVVQGCLGWKRDLKSAKFRAVWLTILMLGIVFSSIGYSPVEIIQFAQVANGVLLPIIAGYLIWIVNKRDVLGNYVNSSLQNGISIVIWLIVFVLGARTILKVFGLL; from the coding sequence ATGAATAATAAATTCAAATTATCAGGTCCTGGTGTATTAGTAGCTGCCGCCTTTATAGGTCCGGGAACAGTCACGGTTTGTACAATTACTGGAGCTACCTATGGATTTACACTCCTATGGGCTATGGTATTATCCATTATAGCTACCATAGTGTTGCAAGAAATGGCAGCTCGCATAGGTCTTGTATCTGGTAAAGGACTAGCTGGCGTTATAAGAGATTCATTATCTAATAAAATTACACAAACCTTTGCCGTTATCTTAATGCTTAGCGCTATAGCGATAGGCAATGCAGCATATGAGGCAGGTAATATAAGTGGAGGCGTTCTAGGTATAGAAGCACTCGGTTTTTCGAGCTCATTAAGCTTGGGTACTTTGGATATTAATAGTTGGTCATTAGTGCTAGGAATCCTCGCTAGCATCATCCTATTTATTGGAAATTATAAAGTGCTAGAGCGTATACTGGTTACACTTGTTATTATCATGAGTATAGCTTTTGTAACAACGGCATTTGTGACAAAGCCAGATATACTAGCTGTTTTAAAAGGTAGTTTTATTCCTTCTTTTCCAGATGGTAGCTTACTCACGATAGTTGCACTCGTAGGTACTACGGTAGTTCCTTATAATTTATTTTTACATGCCTCATTAGTTAGTGAGAAGTGGCGTAATGAATCAGATTTGCCAGCGGCACGTCGTGACACTTTTGTTGCAGTGATTTTAGGAGGTTTGGTCAGTATGGCAATCATCATTTGTGCAGCAGCCATACAAGGAAGTGAGATAAAAAATGCTGCAGACCTTGCTCAAAGCCTAGAGCCTCTATTCGGAGATTATGCGAGGTATTTTATTGGGTTAGGATTAGGAGCAGCCGGCTTAACCTCTGCTATTACAGCACCTCTTGCAGCGGCGTATGTTGTGCAAGGTTGTTTAGGGTGGAAACGAGATCTTAAATCAGCTAAGTTTAGAGCAGTCTGGCTTACAATTCTTATGCTAGGCATTGTTTTTTCATCTATAGGGTACAGCCCTGTAGAGATCATTCAGTTTGCACAGGTAGCAAATGGTGTGTTATTACCCATAATTGCAGGTTATTTAATCTGGATAGTAAATAAACGAGATGTACTAGGTAATTATGTAAACTCATCACTTCAAAATGGAATTTCAATCGTTATTTGGTTGATCGTTTTTGTACTAGGTGCGCGCACTATCTTGAAAGTATTTGGACTGTTATGA
- the pxpA gene encoding 5-oxoprolinase subunit PxpA: MMHIDLNSDVGEGVGNEAQLMPYLSSCNIACGGHAGDTATMLEVLAFAKISNVKIGAHPSYPDRKNFGREAMTISHELLKESITSQIKLLIKLAAKNGQHLHHIKPHGALYNQAAKNEKIAHLIIDTILEIDDRLVLYVPHNSVIASLAVSKLAISIEGFADRNYNDDYSLVSRSLPDAVLTSHNAILPHVLRMVKERQLKTVHNLILPFDVDTLCVHGDTENALQIVKEIHNAFAQGNILIK, translated from the coding sequence ATGATGCATATAGATCTCAATAGCGATGTAGGTGAAGGTGTGGGGAACGAGGCTCAGTTAATGCCGTACTTAAGTTCTTGTAATATTGCTTGCGGTGGTCACGCAGGGGATACCGCAACGATGCTGGAAGTTCTCGCTTTCGCGAAAATATCTAATGTAAAAATTGGTGCTCATCCCAGTTACCCAGATCGTAAGAATTTTGGTCGTGAGGCAATGACTATTTCTCATGAACTTTTAAAAGAGTCAATAACTTCTCAAATTAAGCTTCTTATTAAACTAGCTGCAAAAAATGGCCAACACTTACATCACATAAAACCTCATGGGGCATTATATAATCAAGCTGCCAAAAATGAAAAAATAGCCCATCTCATCATAGATACCATACTTGAGATAGATGACCGTCTTGTACTCTACGTACCTCATAATTCTGTAATCGCATCGCTAGCTGTTTCAAAGCTAGCTATAAGCATAGAAGGTTTTGCAGATAGAAATTATAATGATGATTACTCATTAGTATCTCGCAGTTTACCAGATGCAGTTTTGACATCTCATAATGCAATCTTACCTCACGTATTACGCATGGTAAAGGAGCGCCAACTCAAAACAGTACACAATCTTATACTTCCTTTTGATGTAGACACACTTTGCGTTCACGGCGATACAGAAAATGCATTACAGATTGTAAAAGAAATTCATAATGCTTTTGCTCAAGGGAATATTTTAATAAAGTGA
- the pxpB gene encoding 5-oxoprolinase subunit PxpB, translated as MRQYDFHISRLGDYSLLIQIDSKPSKYLLNWLLIKKADLSKLLNAEVVHTYNELLVKDCISVNTNLESLINQVSAALNVPVSSDDYNSVVHKIPVCYSSKYAADLEEYASQIKCTIPEIIEIHTSIEYPIYFLGFLPGFPYLENLDARLHLDRKSVPSRLIPKGSVAIGGTQTGIYPQDSPGGWHVIGRTPISLFDATKATPSMFKAGDMIQFYAISESDFEEITTSNNL; from the coding sequence ATGCGGCAGTATGATTTTCATATTAGTAGGTTAGGAGACTATTCATTGTTAATTCAAATAGATAGTAAACCTTCTAAGTATCTTTTGAATTGGTTGCTCATTAAAAAAGCTGATTTGTCAAAGCTGCTCAATGCTGAGGTAGTGCACACTTATAACGAGTTGCTAGTTAAAGATTGCATTTCTGTAAATACCAACCTTGAATCTTTAATTAATCAAGTCTCAGCAGCGCTCAATGTACCAGTGTCTAGCGATGATTATAATAGCGTCGTACATAAGATCCCTGTCTGTTATAGTAGTAAGTATGCTGCAGACCTAGAGGAATATGCATCCCAAATAAAATGCACAATACCTGAGATTATAGAGATTCATACGAGTATAGAGTACCCTATCTACTTTTTAGGATTTCTTCCGGGTTTTCCATATTTAGAAAATCTTGATGCTAGATTACATCTAGATAGAAAATCTGTTCCATCGCGATTAATACCAAAGGGAAGTGTTGCCATCGGAGGAACTCAAACTGGTATTTATCCTCAAGATAGTCCTGGTGGCTGGCATGTCATTGGCAGAACTCCTATTTCGTTATTTGACGCAACAAAGGCAACACCTAGTATGTTCAAGGCGGGTGATATGATTCAATTTTATGCCATTAGCGAGTCTGATTTTGAAGAGATTACAACGTCTAATAATTTATGA
- a CDS encoding biotin-dependent carboxyltransferase family protein — protein MNSSISILHPGFYTTVQDNGRKSYAHLGVPQSGAMDKHAFMIANAILNNTPGAAMLECTLLGPTIEFNHNVNFVITGSNAGATLDGAQVMEGVPVLAKAKQVLKMSNISGGSRSYLAFAGGIDSQTILGSKGWYLPLTPEGKLTVGMELSLGISKYGKSKGAHLKMQSQSGVIHSSVATINTYEGPEFSKLTYNQQQQLSDHVFTVSNLWNRMAIQLVETLPNALKSIYTSPVIPGTVQLTPSGKLIILMNDCQTTGGYPRVLQVVASDFNKLAQMQQGSQFLLNVT, from the coding sequence ATGAATTCTTCTATTTCCATACTGCACCCAGGATTTTATACAACTGTCCAAGATAATGGTAGAAAAAGCTACGCACACCTAGGAGTTCCACAAAGTGGTGCTATGGATAAACATGCTTTTATGATTGCAAATGCTATTCTCAATAATACACCTGGTGCAGCAATGCTGGAGTGTACTTTACTGGGGCCTACTATAGAATTCAATCATAATGTCAACTTTGTAATTACTGGTAGCAATGCAGGAGCTACGCTAGATGGGGCTCAGGTAATGGAAGGCGTTCCTGTTTTGGCGAAAGCCAAACAAGTATTAAAAATGTCTAATATAAGCGGAGGCTCTAGAAGCTATCTCGCATTTGCAGGAGGAATAGATTCTCAAACAATTCTGGGTAGTAAAGGCTGGTATTTACCACTCACACCAGAAGGAAAGCTCACCGTAGGGATGGAGCTATCTTTAGGTATCTCGAAATATGGCAAATCAAAAGGTGCACATCTCAAGATGCAATCACAATCTGGGGTAATACATTCATCTGTAGCTACGATTAATACTTATGAAGGTCCTGAGTTTTCAAAGCTCACTTATAACCAGCAACAACAATTAAGTGATCATGTATTTACGGTTTCAAACTTATGGAACAGGATGGCAATACAACTTGTTGAGACATTGCCAAATGCTCTAAAAAGTATATATACAAGTCCCGTTATACCAGGAACAGTACAGCTTACACCCTCTGGTAAATTAATTATTTTAATGAATGACTGTCAGACTACAGGAGGATATCCTAGAGTACTACAAGTAGTCGCTAGTGATTTTAATAAACTGGCACAAATGCAACAGGGTAGTCAGTTTTTATTGAACGTTACTTGA
- a CDS encoding aldehyde dehydrogenase, with the protein MTIPQLLETQRNYFATGQTKSIAFRKDCLVRFRESIKNHEQEIINALTADFKKPAFESVATEISIVMMELNKAIKEIWKWQMPKKVSSSLLNFPSSDKIMYEPYGTTLVISPWNYPFQLAVGPLVGAIAAGNTVVLKPSELTPKTSELLAKIIAEVFDNGHVAVIQGAKEVAQELLAQRWDYIFFTGSVPVGKIVYKAAAEHLTPVTLELGGKSPCIVDQSAKIQLAAKRIVWGKFVNAGQTCIAPDYILVHTSVKDKLLTALDVEITKAYGADPAVSPDFARIISDKNFDRLSSMLENATIFKGGNTDKDTLYIAPTVLDSVTIKDKAMQDEIFGPILPVLTYETKEDISKIINSMEKPLSAYVFSEKRSFKKWFNNSFSFGGGAMNDTLVHFVNDKLPFGGVGHSGIGSYHGKMSFYTFSHAKAIVSRATWMDVPMRYAPYKGKISVLKKFMKWL; encoded by the coding sequence GTGACTATTCCTCAACTACTAGAGACTCAAAGAAATTATTTTGCAACCGGACAAACTAAGAGTATTGCTTTTAGGAAAGATTGTTTGGTACGCTTTCGCGAAAGCATAAAAAACCACGAGCAAGAGATTATCAATGCCCTCACTGCCGATTTTAAAAAACCAGCTTTTGAAAGTGTGGCTACAGAAATCAGTATTGTCATGATGGAACTTAATAAGGCCATTAAAGAAATATGGAAATGGCAAATGCCAAAAAAAGTTTCTTCATCGCTTTTAAATTTTCCATCCAGTGATAAAATTATGTATGAACCTTATGGCACTACACTCGTGATCTCACCGTGGAATTATCCTTTCCAGCTTGCCGTAGGACCGCTAGTGGGCGCAATAGCAGCTGGTAATACGGTTGTGTTAAAACCTAGCGAACTCACTCCTAAAACGTCAGAACTATTAGCTAAGATCATTGCCGAAGTTTTTGATAATGGACACGTAGCAGTTATTCAAGGAGCTAAGGAGGTTGCGCAAGAATTACTTGCACAACGATGGGATTATATCTTCTTTACAGGAAGTGTTCCCGTGGGGAAAATAGTTTACAAAGCAGCTGCAGAGCATCTCACGCCAGTAACTCTTGAGCTAGGTGGAAAAAGTCCGTGTATCGTAGATCAATCTGCCAAAATACAACTAGCAGCAAAGCGAATTGTATGGGGAAAATTTGTTAACGCGGGTCAGACATGTATTGCTCCAGATTATATACTCGTGCATACTTCTGTAAAAGATAAGTTGCTCACCGCACTCGACGTGGAGATCACAAAAGCATATGGCGCAGATCCTGCAGTCTCTCCAGATTTTGCAAGAATCATAAGTGATAAAAACTTTGATAGACTTTCAAGCATGCTTGAAAACGCCACAATATTTAAAGGTGGAAATACAGACAAGGATACACTTTACATTGCTCCTACGGTGCTTGACAGTGTTACTATAAAAGACAAAGCAATGCAGGATGAAATTTTTGGCCCGATTCTCCCGGTACTCACTTATGAAACCAAAGAGGACATTTCCAAAATTATAAATTCCATGGAAAAACCACTGAGCGCTTATGTGTTTTCTGAAAAGCGCTCTTTTAAAAAATGGTTTAATAATAGCTTTTCTTTTGGAGGAGGTGCGATGAATGATACGCTTGTTCATTTTGTAAATGACAAATTACCATTTGGCGGAGTAGGTCACTCAGGAATAGGAAGCTACCACGGCAAAATGTCGTTTTACACCTTTAGTCATGCAAAGGCAATTGTAAGCCGCGCTACATGGATGGATGTCCCAATGCGTTATGCTCCTTATAAAGGTAAAATAAGTGTCTTGAAGAAGTTCATGAAGTGGTTGTAG
- the ilvD gene encoding dihydroxy-acid dehydratase, with protein MKELNKYSKAVTQDPTQPAAQAMLHAIGLTDDDFKKPLVGIASTGYEGNPCNMHLNKLAVDIKKGVQTSDLVGLIYNTIGVSDGISMGTPGMRYSLPSRDIIADSMETVVQAMSYDALITVVGCDKNMPGALMAQLRLDRPSILVYGGTIAPGCHEDKKLDVVSAFEAWGEKVAGTISEKEFKTVVKKACPGAGACGGMYTANTMASAIEALGMSLPYTSSNPAVSPNKTAECARVGAALRNLIEKDIKPSDIVTRKSLENAVKLVTVLGGSTNAVLHFLAIAKAAQIDFKLEDFQKISDTTPFLADLKPSGKYLMEDLHNVGGVPGVLKYMLDQGMLHGDCMTVTGKTIAENLAEVDHLKAHQDVIHTVENPIKATGHIRILYGNIASEGSVAKITGKEGLHFRGSARVFNGEYEANAGIGAGKVKKGDVVVIRYEGPQGGPGMPEMLKPTAAIMGAGFGKDVALITDGRFSGGTHGFVVGHITPEAQTGGGIALIQDGDIIVIDAENNTINMEISEEELASRKTNWIAPPLKVQRGSLYKYARMVSSASEGCVTDEF; from the coding sequence TTGAAAGAACTCAATAAATACAGTAAAGCGGTCACTCAAGACCCTACGCAGCCAGCAGCACAGGCCATGCTTCACGCAATAGGCCTCACAGATGATGATTTTAAAAAACCACTTGTTGGTATTGCTAGTACAGGTTACGAAGGTAATCCATGTAATATGCATTTAAATAAGCTCGCTGTCGATATTAAAAAGGGTGTACAGACATCTGATTTAGTAGGACTGATTTACAATACAATAGGTGTAAGTGATGGTATATCGATGGGAACTCCTGGTATGCGATACTCTCTACCTTCTCGTGACATCATAGCCGATTCTATGGAAACGGTAGTGCAAGCTATGTCTTATGATGCGCTTATTACGGTGGTGGGATGTGATAAAAATATGCCTGGCGCTTTAATGGCGCAACTACGCTTAGATAGACCTTCCATACTTGTTTATGGAGGAACTATAGCGCCTGGCTGTCATGAAGATAAGAAGCTAGATGTGGTATCTGCTTTTGAAGCATGGGGAGAGAAAGTTGCAGGAACCATAAGCGAGAAAGAATTTAAGACAGTAGTAAAAAAAGCATGTCCAGGAGCAGGAGCATGTGGTGGTATGTATACTGCAAATACAATGGCTTCTGCTATAGAAGCTTTAGGAATGAGCTTACCATATACAAGTTCAAACCCAGCAGTTTCTCCAAATAAAACAGCAGAGTGCGCTAGAGTAGGAGCTGCCCTGAGAAACTTGATTGAAAAAGATATTAAGCCTTCAGATATTGTGACGCGTAAGTCATTAGAAAACGCAGTAAAACTAGTAACCGTTTTAGGCGGATCTACAAATGCGGTATTGCATTTTCTTGCAATCGCAAAAGCAGCACAAATCGATTTTAAACTTGAAGATTTTCAGAAGATAAGTGATACAACGCCATTTCTAGCAGATTTAAAACCTTCTGGAAAATACTTAATGGAAGATCTTCACAACGTAGGTGGTGTTCCTGGAGTGTTAAAATATATGCTAGATCAAGGAATGCTTCATGGAGACTGCATGACGGTAACAGGTAAAACCATTGCGGAAAACCTTGCTGAGGTTGACCATCTAAAAGCACATCAAGATGTAATTCATACCGTAGAGAATCCTATAAAAGCTACAGGGCACATCCGTATACTTTATGGAAATATAGCAAGCGAAGGTTCGGTTGCAAAGATTACTGGGAAGGAAGGATTACATTTTCGCGGAAGCGCACGTGTATTTAATGGTGAGTATGAGGCAAACGCAGGTATAGGTGCAGGTAAGGTGAAGAAAGGAGATGTTGTAGTAATACGATATGAAGGGCCGCAAGGTGGTCCAGGAATGCCAGAAATGCTCAAGCCTACAGCAGCAATTATGGGTGCAGGATTTGGTAAAGACGTAGCACTTATTACAGATGGACGATTTTCTGGAGGAACACACGGTTTTGTAGTGGGGCATATTACTCCCGAAGCACAAACCGGTGGTGGTATTGCGCTCATACAAGATGGAGATATCATTGTGATTGATGCAGAAAATAACACCATAAATATGGAGATAAGCGAGGAAGAACTGGCAAGCCGTAAGACAAACTGGATTGCTCCACCACTTAAGGTACAAAGAGGATCGCTCTACAAATATGCAAGAATGGTTTCCTCTGCAAGCGAGGGCTGTGTTACCGATGAATTCTAA